Proteins encoded together in one uncultured Desulfosarcina sp. window:
- a CDS encoding choice-of-anchor U domain-containing protein — translation MCSNRFRPPVLAACAIMVPAILFCTVLGSLAADVTLAWDANDPTPEGYRVFARENSASYNYTTPIKQTAGTGCTLIGLTEGITYCFVVRAYDGDLESADSEEVCYTPSSVPSNQAPVAEAGGSQNVYEEAGVTLDGSTSSDADGSISAYLWEQTGGTVVALNDVAMAQASFTAPVVDLGGETLTFRLTVTDDQGDSSTDTATVNVLKSSSTDRDGDNVPDVNDLFPDDPAEWADNDNDGTGDNADTDDDNDGMSDTWEETYGLDPLTDDAILDADGDGVSNIEEFAAGSDPSAAQGNTAPEAPTIEEVSAADTASLTPVLVTAAYFDADSDDHTGSQWQIGIDGDFSTLILDQTSEKQLTAYQIGNMVLESDATYYWRVRFIDARSGVSEWSETGSFITVASDASGDENFNGIPDDQEVEDTSADINQNGIADSLDTELMSLNTVEGRTKVALEPVSNGSALVSARSISTDSIADRSVQPNFGLIGFRLYLDDGVGTSTVKISFDRQVPSSARLYKYFPDSGWQTYTNALLAADGKSVTLTLVDGGRGDEDGVANGVIVDPIGVVYTEPTDSAAAATSGYSGGGGGGGGGGCFIAAMQ, via the coding sequence ATGTGTTCAAATCGATTTCGCCCCCCTGTACTGGCTGCCTGCGCCATCATGGTGCCGGCTATTCTTTTTTGTACCGTCCTTGGCTCTCTGGCAGCCGACGTAACACTGGCGTGGGACGCCAATGATCCGACGCCGGAGGGCTACCGGGTTTTCGCAAGGGAAAACAGCGCGAGCTATAACTACACCACTCCCATCAAACAGACCGCCGGAACCGGATGCACCCTGATCGGCCTGACCGAAGGGATAACCTATTGTTTCGTGGTGCGGGCCTATGACGGCGATCTGGAAAGCGCCGATTCCGAAGAAGTGTGCTACACGCCATCCAGCGTGCCTTCCAACCAGGCGCCGGTGGCCGAAGCCGGCGGCAGCCAGAACGTTTACGAGGAAGCGGGCGTGACCCTGGACGGCAGCACCTCCAGCGACGCCGACGGCAGCATTTCGGCCTACCTGTGGGAGCAGACCGGCGGAACCGTGGTTGCGTTGAACGATGTCGCCATGGCCCAGGCCTCTTTTACCGCTCCAGTCGTCGATCTTGGCGGCGAGACCCTGACTTTCAGGCTGACGGTGACCGACGACCAGGGCGATAGCAGCACGGATACCGCCACGGTCAACGTGCTCAAGTCTTCGAGCACCGATAGGGACGGCGACAATGTGCCCGACGTGAACGACCTTTTCCCCGACGATCCGGCGGAGTGGGCCGATAATGACAACGACGGTACCGGCGACAACGCCGATACCGACGACGACAACGACGGTATGAGCGACACCTGGGAAGAGACTTATGGCCTGGATCCGCTGACCGACGACGCCATTCTGGATGCCGACGGCGACGGCGTGTCCAACATCGAAGAGTTCGCCGCCGGCAGCGACCCTTCCGCTGCACAGGGCAACACGGCTCCTGAAGCGCCGACCATCGAAGAGGTTTCCGCAGCCGATACGGCCTCTCTGACCCCGGTACTGGTCACCGCGGCCTATTTCGACGCCGACAGCGACGACCATACCGGATCCCAGTGGCAGATCGGCATTGACGGGGACTTTTCAACCCTGATCCTGGATCAGACCAGCGAAAAGCAACTGACCGCCTACCAGATCGGCAACATGGTCCTGGAGTCCGATGCGACATACTACTGGCGGGTGCGTTTCATCGACGCTCGCAGCGGCGTTTCCGAGTGGTCCGAAACCGGCAGCTTCATCACCGTCGCGTCCGACGCCAGCGGCGACGAAAACTTTAACGGTATTCCCGACGATCAGGAAGTTGAGGATACTTCCGCCGACATCAACCAGAACGGAATTGCCGACAGCCTGGATACCGAACTCATGAGCCTCAACACGGTGGAAGGCCGGACCAAGGTTGCCCTGGAGCCGGTTTCCAACGGATCGGCCCTCGTTTCGGCCCGATCCATCTCCACGGACAGCATTGCCGACCGGTCGGTGCAACCGAACTTCGGCCTTATCGGTTTCCGTTTGTATCTGGACGACGGGGTGGGCACGTCAACGGTCAAGATCTCCTTCGACAGGCAGGTCCCCTCCAGTGCCCGGCTGTATAAATACTTTCCCGACAGCGGCTGGCAGACTTACACCAACGCCTTGCTCGCCGCCGACGGCAAATCGGTGACCCTGACCCTGGTGGACGGCGGCAGAGGCGACGAGGACGGCGTGGCCAACGGGGTGATCGTGGATCCTATCGGCGTTGTCTACACGGAACCCACCGACAGCGCGGCCGCAGCCACCAGCGGCTACTCCGGGGGTGGGGGTGGCGGCGGGGGTGGGGGCTGCTTCATTGCCGCCATGCAATAA
- the thiD gene encoding bifunctional hydroxymethylpyrimidine kinase/phosphomethylpyrimidine kinase — protein sequence MRVALTIAGSDSSGGAGIQADLKTFQALGVFGTSAVTAITVQNTQQVYDIQEMRPQIVHDQITCLFDDFAIHAVKIGMVASVALIEAIADALNGIDRLPPVILDPVMISKSGYALLKPDARAALVRHLFPLARVVTPNLPEAEALLDRRVDSIDAMKAAARGISTLGAKMVVVKGGHLGAGGATDVLFDGERYRLLESERIETRSTHGTGCTFSSAIAAYMARGESFFEAVEKAKVYISGAIAHAFPLGKGCGPTHHFFDLYRKAGMEEG from the coding sequence ATGCGTGTCGCATTGACCATAGCCGGCTCCGATTCGTCGGGCGGGGCCGGGATTCAGGCGGACCTGAAGACCTTCCAGGCCTTGGGCGTGTTCGGCACCAGCGCCGTGACGGCAATAACCGTTCAAAATACTCAGCAAGTCTATGACATCCAGGAGATGCGGCCGCAGATCGTCCATGACCAGATTACCTGCCTCTTCGACGATTTTGCCATTCATGCCGTAAAAATCGGCATGGTGGCCAGCGTGGCCCTGATCGAAGCCATTGCCGATGCCTTGAATGGCATCGACAGACTGCCGCCAGTAATTCTCGACCCGGTGATGATCTCCAAAAGCGGGTACGCCCTGCTAAAGCCTGATGCCCGGGCCGCGCTGGTCCGACATCTTTTTCCGCTGGCCCGGGTGGTGACCCCCAACTTGCCCGAAGCCGAAGCCCTGCTGGACAGGCGCGTCGACAGCATCGATGCCATGAAAGCGGCGGCCCGCGGGATTTCGACCCTGGGCGCCAAGATGGTGGTGGTCAAAGGCGGGCATTTAGGGGCGGGAGGCGCCACGGATGTGCTGTTCGACGGGGAGCGTTACCGTTTGCTGGAGAGTGAACGGATTGAAACGCGCAGTACCCACGGTACCGGATGTACCTTTTCATCTGCCATTGCAGCCTACATGGCGCGCGGAGAATCGTTTTTCGAAGCGGTGGAAAAAGCCAAGGTGTATATCAGTGGTGCAATTGCGCATGCCTTTCCCCTGGGCAAGGGTTGCGGCCCGACGCACCATTTTTTCGACCTGTACCGCAAGGCGGGCATGGAGGAAGGCTGA
- the nifA gene encoding nif-specific transcriptional activator NifA: MNAIEQVTLFYEISNALNEHLDLKKSMYKALDILSSTMQMERGTISILNPLRNEISIEVAHSLSKSAMDRVKYKLGEGIIGRVIETGKAVAIPKISEEPLFLNRTASRRMKGMGEISFICVPVKKGKRVVGALSVDRVYDPDYQLEQGTKLLSVVATMLARHAINLETIQLEKEALRDENKRLRDELENKYRINNIIGNSNKMREVFQMISQVSRSNATVLIRGESGTGKELVANSIHYNSTRSKGPFVKVNCAAIPNNLIESELFGHEKGAFTGAVKQKMGRFELAHKGTIFLDEIGSIEPDVQVRLLRVLQEREFERVGGHKTLKVDVRIIAATNKNLEQAVEEDSFRGDLYYRLNVFPIYMPPLRERKTDILLLADYFLESYADENGREVKRLSTPAIDMLMAYHWPGNVRELENCIERAVLLCEEGAIHSYHLPPTLQTGKESGTLPDLSLEDAVAALEKEMIIDALKNTRGNITLASEVLKTTVRKFAYKAKKYGVDYRTYR; the protein is encoded by the coding sequence ATGAACGCCATCGAACAGGTTACCCTGTTCTACGAAATATCCAACGCACTCAACGAGCATCTGGATCTCAAAAAATCCATGTACAAGGCGCTGGATATTCTTTCGAGCACCATGCAGATGGAGCGGGGAACGATTTCCATCCTCAATCCTTTGAGAAACGAAATCAGCATCGAAGTGGCCCACAGTCTGTCCAAAAGCGCCATGGATCGGGTGAAATACAAACTGGGCGAGGGCATCATCGGACGGGTGATCGAGACCGGCAAGGCCGTGGCCATCCCCAAGATCAGCGAAGAACCGCTGTTTCTCAACCGAACCGCATCCCGCAGGATGAAAGGCATGGGAGAAATCTCCTTTATCTGCGTTCCGGTAAAGAAAGGCAAACGGGTGGTGGGCGCTTTGAGTGTGGACCGGGTCTACGATCCGGACTACCAGCTGGAGCAGGGCACCAAACTGCTCTCCGTAGTAGCCACCATGCTGGCCCGGCACGCCATCAACCTGGAAACCATTCAGCTGGAAAAGGAAGCCCTGCGGGACGAGAACAAGCGGCTGCGCGACGAACTGGAGAACAAATACCGGATCAACAACATCATCGGCAACAGCAACAAGATGCGCGAAGTGTTTCAGATGATCAGCCAGGTGTCCCGCAGCAACGCCACCGTGCTGATCCGCGGCGAAAGCGGAACGGGCAAGGAACTGGTGGCCAACTCCATCCATTACAACTCCACCCGCTCCAAGGGGCCCTTCGTCAAAGTCAACTGTGCGGCCATTCCCAACAACCTTATCGAAAGCGAACTTTTCGGCCATGAGAAGGGTGCCTTTACCGGCGCAGTTAAACAGAAGATGGGCCGTTTCGAACTGGCCCACAAGGGAACCATCTTTCTGGACGAAATCGGCAGCATCGAGCCCGATGTGCAGGTGCGCCTGCTGCGGGTGCTTCAGGAAAGGGAGTTCGAGCGGGTCGGCGGACACAAGACCCTCAAGGTGGATGTGCGCATCATCGCGGCCACCAACAAGAACCTGGAACAGGCTGTGGAAGAGGATTCTTTCCGGGGCGACCTGTACTACCGTCTCAACGTGTTTCCCATCTACATGCCCCCGCTGCGGGAGCGCAAAACCGACATCCTGCTGCTGGCCGATTATTTTCTCGAAAGCTACGCCGATGAGAACGGCCGGGAAGTCAAGCGGCTTTCCACCCCGGCCATCGATATGCTCATGGCCTACCACTGGCCGGGCAATGTCCGCGAACTGGAGAATTGCATCGAGCGGGCCGTGCTGTTGTGCGAAGAAGGCGCCATTCACAGCTACCACCTGCCGCCCACCCTGCAGACCGGCAAAGAAAGCGGAACCTTGCCGGATCTTTCCCTGGAAGACGCCGTTGCCGCCCTAGAAAAAGAGATGATTATCGACGCCCTGAAAAACACCCGCGGCAACATCACACTGGCCTCGGAAGTTCTCAAGACAACGGTGCGCAAGTTTGCCTACAAGGCCAAAAAGTATGGCGTGGATTATCGTACCTACCGTTAG
- a CDS encoding DNA polymerase IV, whose amino-acid sequence MTPRILDPLNLSVDSHPSLLERNHLNKYSAAMILHIDMDAFFASVEQRDHPELRGQPLVVGGDSGRGVVAAASYEARRYGIHSAMPMFMAKQRCPHLQVVSSRKGRYGEVSRTVMAILDRYSPVVEQVSIDEAYLDAAGCDRLHGPPAAMARAIKADIWESVSLTCSIGVAPLKFLAKIASDMDKPDGLTVIAPESVPEFIANLPVDKVPGVGKQAFQQLKRMGILTLGDVRIRKASALVERLGKFGYRLVDLAHGRDETTVCPHSPTKSISTEKTLSHDTRDREQLIRHLLSQSEEVGRQLRRQGFLARTITLKLKNSDFRQITRSATLDRPTHASETIYETARTLLARQALDQPIRLIGVGASALIADTIPQQASLFADATVHSNDWEKVDRAVDRIAERFGTSAVRRGSLAETKD is encoded by the coding sequence TTGACCCCTCGAATCCTCGACCCCTTGAACCTTTCCGTCGACTCCCATCCGTCACTGCTTGAAAGAAACCACTTAAATAAGTACAGTGCCGCCATGATTCTGCACATCGACATGGATGCTTTCTTCGCCTCGGTGGAACAGCGCGACCATCCCGAACTGAGAGGCCAACCGCTGGTCGTGGGCGGGGATTCCGGCCGGGGCGTCGTGGCCGCAGCCAGCTACGAGGCCCGCCGCTACGGCATCCACAGCGCCATGCCCATGTTCATGGCCAAACAGCGCTGCCCCCACCTGCAGGTGGTTTCCTCGCGCAAGGGCCGCTACGGCGAGGTATCCCGCACTGTTATGGCCATCTTGGACCGCTACTCTCCCGTGGTGGAACAGGTTTCCATCGACGAAGCTTACCTGGATGCGGCCGGGTGCGACCGCCTGCACGGCCCTCCCGCCGCCATGGCAAGGGCCATCAAGGCCGACATCTGGGAATCGGTGTCCCTGACCTGCTCCATTGGTGTGGCCCCGTTGAAGTTTCTGGCTAAAATCGCATCGGATATGGACAAGCCCGACGGACTGACCGTCATCGCTCCGGAATCCGTCCCCGAATTCATCGCCAATTTGCCGGTGGACAAAGTGCCCGGCGTGGGCAAACAGGCCTTTCAGCAGCTCAAACGGATGGGCATCCTGACGCTGGGGGATGTGAGAATCCGAAAAGCTTCGGCGCTGGTGGAACGGTTGGGAAAATTCGGCTATCGGCTGGTGGACCTGGCCCATGGACGGGACGAAACCACCGTCTGTCCCCATAGCCCGACCAAGTCCATATCCACGGAGAAAACCCTGTCCCACGACACCCGGGACCGGGAGCAATTGATCCGGCACCTGCTGTCCCAAAGCGAGGAAGTAGGCCGCCAGCTCCGCCGCCAGGGATTTCTGGCCCGCACGATCACCCTGAAGCTGAAAAACAGCGATTTTCGGCAGATCACCCGTAGCGCCACCCTGGACCGCCCCACCCACGCGTCGGAAACTATTTATGAGACGGCCCGAACCCTTTTGGCGCGCCAGGCCCTGGACCAACCCATCCGGTTGATCGGTGTCGGGGCGTCGGCATTGATTGCCGATACCATACCGCAACAGGCGTCTCTGTTCGCCGACGCCACGGTCCACAGCAATGATTGGGAAAAGGTGGATCGGGCCGTGGACCGGATCGCCGAACGCTTCGGCACTTCGGCAGTGCGTCGGGGCAGCCTGGCGGAGACAAAAGACTGA
- a CDS encoding aminotransferase class III-fold pyridoxal phosphate-dependent enzyme, with amino-acid sequence MTPNQTKFPAKSLLKSFGQRISQGQIRYLRAGHLDIFEGARKNTCFLESVSGKRFYDAFSAAGCFNVGRGNPEIIETLIREARRRDMGSAGMLSAAKIEFAVKLAKIAPGDLNRVILVGSGGDGIGCAIKLARGATGRQTIVSMNKAYHGHSGFSLSANGKAYYRQLFEPLMPEFRFIDFGDIQAARRVITPDIAAVILEPVQGEGGIHVADDAYLRKLRQRCDETGTLLIFDEIQTGFCRTGKFWASEHSGVVPDIMIAAKSISGGVFPNAAVVFREIDPLVNFVEKYPQFHPSFGGSDLGCTVSSRVIDYLFANRVWEHAAQQGSRFIAGLRNLREKHAPVIREVRGRGLMVGIEYKDEFMGVLMADCLAQQNIFAAYSGNAPQVMRFQLPLSVTAAEVDDLLSKIDAAIRTLKRYLVLLRPLTLFPVGRWLLNEKDMLIPLNLFLRRFGL; translated from the coding sequence ATGACGCCGAACCAGACGAAATTTCCGGCCAAGTCACTCCTGAAAAGCTTTGGACAACGGATTTCCCAAGGACAGATTCGCTATCTTCGAGCCGGCCACCTGGACATTTTCGAAGGTGCCCGCAAAAACACCTGTTTCCTGGAATCCGTCTCGGGAAAGCGGTTTTACGATGCCTTCTCGGCCGCAGGCTGCTTCAATGTGGGCCGCGGCAACCCTGAAATCATCGAGACCCTGATCCGAGAGGCCCGCCGGCGGGACATGGGCTCGGCCGGCATGCTTTCGGCAGCCAAAATCGAATTCGCTGTGAAGCTGGCCAAAATCGCACCTGGCGATCTCAATCGGGTGATTCTGGTGGGCAGCGGCGGGGACGGCATCGGCTGCGCCATCAAGCTGGCCCGCGGGGCCACCGGCCGGCAGACCATCGTCAGCATGAACAAGGCCTACCACGGCCATTCCGGCTTCAGCCTGTCCGCCAATGGGAAGGCCTATTACAGGCAATTGTTCGAACCCCTGATGCCGGAATTTCGCTTCATCGATTTCGGAGACATCCAGGCCGCCCGCCGTGTCATAACCCCCGACATCGCGGCCGTCATCCTGGAGCCGGTCCAGGGCGAAGGCGGCATCCATGTGGCCGACGATGCGTATCTACGTAAACTGAGACAGCGCTGCGACGAGACCGGGACCCTGCTGATTTTCGATGAAATCCAGACCGGCTTTTGCCGCACCGGAAAATTCTGGGCCAGCGAGCACTCGGGCGTCGTTCCCGATATCATGATCGCCGCCAAATCCATCAGCGGGGGCGTGTTCCCCAACGCGGCCGTGGTGTTCCGGGAAATCGATCCTCTGGTGAATTTCGTCGAGAAATACCCGCAATTTCACCCGTCCTTCGGTGGCAGCGATCTGGGATGCACCGTCTCGTCCAGAGTCATCGATTACCTGTTCGCCAACCGGGTCTGGGAGCATGCTGCCCAACAGGGTTCCCGCTTCATCGCCGGATTGCGGAACCTTCGGGAAAAGCATGCCCCGGTGATCCGGGAGGTCAGGGGCCGGGGCCTTATGGTGGGAATCGAATACAAGGACGAATTCATGGGCGTCCTGATGGCCGACTGTCTGGCGCAGCAGAATATCTTCGCCGCGTACTCGGGCAATGCCCCCCAGGTGATGCGGTTTCAGCTTCCGTTGAGCGTGACCGCCGCCGAAGTCGACGACCTGCTGTCTAAAATTGACGCCGCGATCCGGACCTTGAAGCGCTACCTGGTGCTGCTGCGCCCCTTGACCCTTTTTCCCGTGGGGCGCTGGCTGCTGAACGAAAAAGACATGCTCATTCCCCTGAACCTGTTCCTGCGTCGCTTCGGCCTGTAG
- a CDS encoding aspartate aminotransferase family protein, with the protein MAPTNQSTETSAGPLMDQARKVFSSALVDGLANVGLDFLEGESQGAFILDEDGNRYLDAYASGASCNLGRRPEALAKALETAALETDQGNFVLLSEEKAMLAEKLAGFMPDHLGCCYFSVVRGEAMEAACKLARGVTGRPNLAAVEGAWHGDTGFALSLSQHAQKHLFEPLIPAVEPIPFDDRDAIERVVTENAAAVIVETVQVENGCRTADPEFLRAVQQQCRRVGALLIVDETQTGFGRTGKRFSIEHADLRPDILVFGEAICGGMFNMSGLSFTSTVKGFFDDHPLIHLCTFGGHDIGCRVATEALDGYETIRPWRNAAALEGQLQKSLADLQMRHPEVIKNVVATGLLGAVVLSEPDQAAGFCRRARENGAILKQGRVDSASVIVRPPLTITREELELLTTRMRRAGEQLTGLFP; encoded by the coding sequence ATGGCACCCACGAATCAATCGACTGAGACATCCGCAGGCCCTCTCATGGACCAGGCCCGCAAGGTATTTTCCAGCGCCCTGGTGGACGGGCTGGCAAACGTCGGGCTGGATTTTTTGGAAGGCGAAAGCCAAGGCGCATTCATCCTCGACGAGGACGGCAACCGCTACCTGGACGCCTACGCCTCCGGTGCGAGCTGCAATCTCGGCCGTCGGCCCGAGGCCCTGGCCAAGGCCCTGGAAACAGCCGCACTGGAAACGGACCAGGGCAACTTCGTTCTGCTTTCCGAAGAAAAGGCGATGTTGGCCGAAAAGCTGGCCGGTTTCATGCCCGACCACCTGGGTTGCTGCTACTTTAGCGTGGTGCGCGGAGAAGCCATGGAGGCCGCCTGCAAACTGGCCCGTGGAGTGACCGGCAGGCCGAACCTGGCGGCCGTGGAAGGCGCCTGGCACGGGGATACCGGGTTTGCCCTGAGCCTTTCGCAGCACGCCCAGAAGCATCTGTTCGAACCGTTGATCCCCGCGGTGGAACCGATTCCGTTCGACGACCGTGACGCGATAGAAAGGGTCGTGACCGAAAATGCGGCGGCCGTAATCGTTGAAACCGTTCAGGTGGAAAACGGCTGCCGGACGGCCGACCCGGAATTTCTCCGTGCGGTTCAGCAACAATGCCGCCGCGTCGGCGCCCTTTTGATCGTCGACGAAACCCAGACCGGTTTCGGCCGCACCGGCAAACGCTTTTCCATCGAACACGCCGACCTGCGGCCGGACATCCTGGTTTTCGGAGAGGCGATCTGCGGCGGCATGTTCAACATGAGCGGACTCTCCTTCACCAGCACGGTCAAAGGGTTTTTCGACGACCATCCGCTGATCCACCTGTGCACCTTCGGCGGCCACGATATCGGCTGCCGCGTGGCAACGGAGGCCTTGGACGGCTACGAAACCATCCGCCCCTGGCGCAATGCGGCCGCCCTGGAGGGGCAGCTGCAAAAAAGCCTCGCCGACCTCCAAATGCGTCATCCCGAAGTCATTAAAAATGTCGTGGCGACCGGTCTTCTGGGGGCGGTTGTCCTTTCCGAACCGGACCAGGCCGCGGGCTTCTGTCGCCGGGCCAGGGAAAACGGGGCCATCCTCAAGCAGGGCCGCGTCGATTCGGCCAGCGTCATCGTCAGGCCTCCCTTGACCATCACAAGGGAGGAACTGGAGTTGTTGACAACCCGAATGCGCCGGGCAGGAGAACAGCTAACAGGCCTTTTCCCGTAA
- a CDS encoding amidohydrolase family protein, producing MFKLPWDVLSASLPTSADPRLIHGPLKIFLDGADRAAVEISLGKFVLTCAATLMRCCRERSLDPLMLAGRSPSRLGKDLKVRFGAMMAETEEGIQLARKATQMGFPLAFHAIGNQAVNQAVEIVGQVRSMHPTAAPPRIEHALFLEDETLRAIRELGIAVVTQPAFLPQMDPTNVPYLPGFRQMPINTFLASGIRVAGSSDWPVASHDPLLAMHHAVTRTTPGAACPAAE from the coding sequence ATGTTCAAACTGCCCTGGGATGTTTTATCGGCGTCTTTGCCGACATCGGCTGATCCGCGGCTGATTCACGGCCCCTTGAAAATTTTCCTGGACGGGGCGGACCGGGCCGCCGTGGAAATATCTCTGGGAAAATTCGTCCTGACCTGCGCAGCCACCCTGATGCGCTGCTGCCGGGAAAGGTCCCTCGATCCGCTGATGCTGGCCGGTCGCAGCCCTTCACGACTGGGAAAGGATTTGAAGGTCCGTTTCGGCGCGATGATGGCAGAAACCGAAGAGGGTATCCAACTGGCCCGCAAAGCCACCCAAATGGGTTTCCCTCTGGCTTTCCACGCCATCGGCAACCAGGCGGTGAACCAGGCCGTGGAAATCGTCGGTCAGGTCAGGAGCATGCATCCCACGGCCGCCCCGCCGCGCATCGAGCATGCGCTTTTCCTCGAAGACGAGACCCTCCGCGCCATTCGGGAACTGGGCATCGCCGTGGTGACCCAACCGGCTTTCCTGCCCCAAATGGACCCGACCAACGTCCCCTATCTGCCGGGCTTCAGGCAGATGCCCATCAACACTTTTCTGGCTTCCGGGATTCGGGTCGCCGGCAGCTCCGATTGGCCGGTGGCCTCCCATGACCCGCTTCTGGCCATGCACCACGCGGTGACACGAACGACCCCGGGGGCAGCATGTCCTGCAGCCGAATGA
- a CDS encoding amidohydrolase family protein: MSMYTTEAAHVLGCGHEVGSLEPGKRADFLVLAGDPYRHAKDLTDHVQVRQTWLDGKRVFPR; encoded by the coding sequence ATGTCGATGTACACGACAGAAGCCGCCCACGTGCTCGGGTGCGGACACGAAGTCGGCAGTCTCGAACCGGGCAAGCGGGCGGACTTTTTAGTCCTTGCCGGCGATCCCTACCGTCACGCGAAGGATTTGACCGACCATGTACAGGTCCGGCAGACTTGGTTGGATGGCAAACGGGTTTTTCCCCGATAG
- a CDS encoding MATE family efflux transporter: MRQQPNPYRQLFSVSLPLVLSMAAVTVMEFTDRVFLANYDLDAIAAATPAGVAAFLILTVFTGITGYLNVFIAQYTGAGAHHRIGPCIWQGLYVAMLSVVLLAGVSLLAGPLFRLGGHAPEVQHLERQYFRILCLGGGIHVAGIALSCFFSGRGRTRPVMIISVIGMLFNIPLDYALINGVGPFPEMGIRGAGIATVSAWTLITLLYAWIIFNTTNDRQYRVLTGRRIDRELLGRILKNGTPASLQFTMDVFSFAFFIFAVGRLGKTELAVSNIAFSLESIAFMPAVGFSLGLSTLVGQSLGREDVQSALGFTRQTIVVLMAYIACLVLVFLFAPGPVLGFFLSAEQGQLLEQGTTVLRIMAVFIVFDALYFTFLGVLKGAGDTAFIMWSVGVTTLLVMIVPLTVIIAYLQMGLVAC, translated from the coding sequence ATGCGCCAGCAACCTAATCCTTATCGGCAGCTATTCTCCGTCAGTCTTCCGCTGGTGCTGTCCATGGCGGCCGTCACGGTCATGGAATTCACCGACCGGGTCTTTCTGGCCAATTACGATTTAGACGCCATTGCCGCGGCCACGCCGGCCGGAGTCGCTGCGTTTCTCATTCTGACCGTTTTTACCGGCATCACCGGTTACTTGAATGTTTTCATCGCCCAGTACACCGGCGCCGGTGCCCACCATCGCATTGGTCCCTGCATCTGGCAGGGGCTCTATGTTGCCATGCTGTCGGTTGTTTTGCTGGCGGGCGTCTCCCTTTTGGCCGGGCCGCTCTTCCGTCTGGGCGGTCATGCGCCCGAAGTTCAACATCTGGAACGCCAGTATTTCCGCATTCTCTGCCTGGGCGGCGGCATCCATGTGGCCGGTATCGCCCTTTCCTGCTTTTTTTCGGGACGGGGCCGGACACGCCCGGTGATGATCATCTCTGTCATCGGAATGCTTTTCAACATCCCCCTGGATTATGCCCTGATCAACGGAGTCGGCCCTTTCCCGGAAATGGGCATCCGCGGCGCCGGGATCGCCACGGTCAGCGCCTGGACCCTGATCACGCTTCTCTATGCCTGGATAATTTTCAACACAACCAATGATCGACAATACCGTGTGCTGACCGGTCGCCGGATCGACAGGGAGCTTTTGGGGCGCATTTTGAAAAACGGAACGCCGGCATCGCTGCAGTTCACCATGGACGTGTTTTCCTTTGCTTTTTTCATTTTTGCCGTGGGTCGCCTGGGCAAAACCGAGCTGGCTGTCAGCAATATCGCCTTTTCCCTAGAATCCATCGCCTTCATGCCCGCCGTGGGCTTCTCACTGGGGTTGTCCACCCTGGTCGGCCAATCCCTGGGGCGGGAAGACGTGCAGAGTGCCCTTGGTTTCACCCGGCAGACCATTGTCGTGCTCATGGCCTATATCGCCTGCCTGGTTTTGGTATTTTTATTCGCTCCCGGGCCGGTGCTGGGGTTTTTCCTTTCCGCCGAGCAGGGGCAGCTACTGGAACAGGGCACGACCGTGCTGCGCATCATGGCGGTTTTCATCGTTTTTGACGCCCTTTATTTCACCTTCCTCGGTGTCCTGAAAGGGGCCGGCGACACCGCTTTCATCATGTGGAGCGTTGGGGTGACAACCCTTCTGGTGATGATTGTGCCGCTGACCGTCATCATCGCCTATCTGCAAATGGGCCTCGTTGCCTGTTAG
- a CDS encoding isochorismatase family protein: MNATFRPTVQSFNRKKIVVVGMETHVCVLQTCLDLIKAGFQVHLVADAVASRVNENRNIAIDILNRQLNSQTSKYSSFRESLIYKGLQKCRPGKIEIFSVRP; the protein is encoded by the coding sequence ATGAATGCAACGTTTCGACCAACCGTTCAGTCGTTCAATCGCAAGAAAATCGTAGTGGTCGGAATGGAAACGCATGTATGCGTCCTTCAAACCTGTCTGGATCTTATCAAGGCTGGTTTTCAGGTTCATCTGGTTGCCGATGCCGTGGCATCTCGTGTGAACGAGAATCGAAACATCGCCATCGATATATTAAACCGGCAATTAAATAGCCAAACTTCGAAATATAGTTCTTTTCGTGAATCACTGATTTATAAGGGTTTGCAAAAATGCCGCCCTGGTAAAATTGAGATATTTAGTGTCCGTCCATAA